In one Bos mutus isolate GX-2022 chromosome 19, NWIPB_WYAK_1.1, whole genome shotgun sequence genomic region, the following are encoded:
- the LOC138992036 gene encoding C-C motif chemokine 3-like → MKVLVAAVFVLCTVALCSCARERVHTPPTCCFTYTSGKIPRGNVVNYFKTSSNCPKSGIIFLTRRGLSVCVDPADSWVQEYIRDLEKSP, encoded by the exons ATGAAGGTCCTCGTGGCTGCTGTCTTTGTCCTCTGCACTGTGGCCCTCTGCTCCTGTGCACGAG AAAGGGTTCACACCCCACCCACTTGctgcttcacctacacctctgGGAAAATCCCCCGTGGAAATGTGGTTAACTATTTTAAGACCAGCAGCAACTGCCCCAAATCTGGTATCAT CTTCCTCACCAGAAGGGGCCTATCTGTCTGTGTCGATCCTGCTGATAGCTGGGTCCAGGAATACATCAGGGACCTGGAGAAGAGCCCCTGA